The genomic region CACAATGAATCCTGCCGGTGAAATCATTGTTAAGAGCTATATTGTTATTGACGTACTATTATAACAGATTGAGAATGTTCAGAATGACAAATTCTTCCCATCTGTCATATGCGAacttacaaataatttataataaaattaacttattTTTGTGTTTTATAACGTTCAATAGAtgttaaattacatatttacattttgttaaaattattataatgcgATAGTAAGCCTATATTTTTAAGCTtaacaagaattataaatactgtgaatgtaatattatacactttgcaATTGCGAaagacattaaaatttttctgaaattatataGGAAATTAAAGCGAGAAGTTATACCAATGTATgctaaaagaaatagaaaattacttGTTACAATAGACTTATTTCGACTTTGTGGATAGTCGAAGGATAACGACATGTCCGAGTTCAATTCTAGCCACGTCCTATGATAATAGATGACACTAACTATGTGACTCAAAATCAGAGTTCACAGGCACCTGACTCAAGGTCAGTGCATTCATTGGTGTCTAGTGTATCCAATGGTGTCAGGGATTCTGCTCGGAATTTGAGCCAAGTGGCGAAGAGGAGATCTCACAAATGGGATTGGATGATTCTCATGGATTGCCAACGGAAATTCATTGGTACCATCCAATCCCATTTATGACGAGTGATTCTTCCACTCCTACTTACCTGGAACAAAGTCGTAAAGCAGTCAGGCATCTGAGAATTGTGCTCCAGACTCCATGACTTCCATACTCCCCTCCCCATGCCCCACACTCCACCATATTCTATCAACCGCCACGTCTGTGTTATGTGCCGACTGTATATCGCACGCCGGTTTATCGGGAATATTGAAAgacaatataacataataagtTGAAGAGCATTATTACGGTAACAAGTATGattcgatataatttaattacactaATATGGAGTGTCGGGTTGTTTCTTGGAATTTATATCCAATCTCTTACTGCTACCGATGTCATTGACTCGGATCTCGTTCTTAAAAATGTGGAGAAGCATATTGATTTGCAATctcaattaacaaaaattacaacCAGATTGGTTCTGGAAAATGGAAGCAAAGATCGACACATACGAAGTTTCCTATTTTCATTGGAATCTAAACAGAGAAGTAGCCTAAGCTTCATAGCTGCATATAGAGAACCAGTACGGGTTGAGCTGAAATTGGCTGAAGTAAAGATAAACACGCATCCCGAtaagattttttataaaattgaattaaaagatCCACTTTCTCCTGGAAGAACTATGTCTGTTGATATAGAAATGGTATTAAGTCATGAGCTTATACCACATCCTAAAGAAATCACACAAAAGGAAAAACAATTGGTGAAATACATgggaaatatttatctttattccCCATATACTATTATGAAGCTAACAACAACAATATCTTTACCATCACGTAATGTTGAAAGTTATACTAAGTTTAAACCTGTTTCGCAAAGCGATTCAATGATCACTTATGGTCCATACGAAAAACTTCTTCCATTTTCATATGaggaattaaatatacattttgaaaataataataaattcctcACTGTTGTCAAACTTGAAAGAAGCATTGAAATATCTCATTGGGGAAATATTGCAGTAGAAGAACACATTGATTTATTGCATACTGGAGCTTTATTAAAAGGTTCATTTTCACGTTATGATTATGCCAGAGAAACCAAATCAGGACAGGCCAGTATTCAGAGTTTTGATACCATTTTACCTGCTGCTGCttctgatatttattatagagatgaaattggaaatatttccaCATCACATACTCGTATTAAGAAAGATTCTGTGGAATTAAATCTTCGTCCACGGTTTCCCCTCTTTGGTGGTTGGAAAACTCGATATATAGTTGGTTATAATGTACCTAGTTACGAGTATCTATTCCACTCTGGAGATCAATACACATTGGAGATGAGACTATTGGATCATGTATTTGATGATATGGTAGTAGACGAATtagttgtaaaaattatactgcCAGAAggttcgaaaaatattgaattaaaccTACCATATGCAGCAACACGTTTACCTGATTCtctttattatacatacttgGATACTACTGGGCGTCCAGTAATCTCTATTACAAAGAAAAACTTAGTTGAGAATCATATTCAGGATTTTAAACTGAAATATACATTCCCACGTGTACTGATGTTACAAGAACCATTACTGGTAGCAGCAGCATTATACCTACTCTTTTTATTAGTTATCACTTATGTAAGACTTGATTTTTCAATAGACAAGGATGAGTTTTCAGAAAGTAAATTAAGAATAGCTGGACAGTGTGAAAAAATTTTAGCTGTTCAAGATCGACGTGTGACATCTTATAATGAATTAGACTATCACCTAGCAAATCTCAAAACAAATAAGGATGCCAATGCATTCTTGTCTGTTGTTAAAAGCatcaataaagaatataaaactgCTACAGTTGCTATTGCAGAGATTGCTCAACGATTGAAAGGAGAATCTGGTGATATATATGATCGTGTGCAGGAATTACAAAAACatgacaaaatattgaaagaactTTACAATCAACAACAAGCACTTTATGTAGATAAATTAGTACCAGGAAAAATAGGACGTCAGCAATTTGTAGAAGCAGAAGCAGTTATTGcaaggaaaaaagaagaatgcattgagaaaattaatactattgTGAAATCTTTACAGTAATAAAATCtatgaatattcaaaattaaagacttaaggaaaataatttgaaatactaACTGCAATCTTTTTATGATAAGTTAAAGCAAACACTtttctgtacaataaattaagatttgtaataaagaaatataaatcatatattgTCTAcctttacttatttaaaaatagtagaaaatttttaatgttgtcattacaaaatattataaattttggataagaatattatattatattatctgaTATACTCAGTTGGcgtaaaattactaaataaataattagaaattataactCCCCCACTCagataatttcaaatacgtaTGTATTTACCAAATCGATGTGTCAGTGTAGAACGCCGGTTAAATGAGACACCTGCTATGCTAACCTTTTAGACAGTGCTCAGAAAACTGTCACTTTGTTCGTACATCGAATGATTGGAGCTAGAATGAGTAATTTACGGAAATTTATAGGTAATTGTACTTTTCCTTTAATGATagttgtacatatttattagcttatttgtttaaataaaagctgCGTCATCCCCTTTttgttgttaatttaaaatagttggCAAGAGGTTATACACTTGTTATTTATACGTGCTATGATCTTTTTAATACAGATATTGGAGCAAATTTGACTGATCCTATGTTTCAAGGAATTTATCATGGTTCTCAGAAACATCAACCAGATTTAGATAAAGTTTTGGAACGAAGTTGGAATAATgatatttccaaaattattatcactgCCGGTAATATAGAAGAAAGTAAAAGAGCTCTTGAAATAGCACGAACAGATGGTAAGATATTgctgcataaatatttctaatataataattgaattgtacatgaattagttaaaaaaatgaaatattgtcaCTGTCGTGTCTCTCCATCACGGGCACCTGTACTTcaatatataagaatttatttttatattcattatgataaaattaataatttgtacaccTTGCAGGGTTTCAACTGTGAGGCTAGACTTAATCTTATAATGTACATCTATTGTTTACTTATCTCATATTAAATTGCGATGCAATTGTTGCATATGAAGAAACCGCTGAAAGAGAGATGCGATGGTTGCTgtgattttgttttataactaCAACCATAAAATGCATGTCAATGGAAATATCTaggtatatattgtattttttttcatgttataaaatttaatttaattttcattgatgcACATATTGTAGACCGATTATTTTCAACGGTTGGTTGTCATCCAACACGTTGCAATGAGTTTGAAGAAAATGACAATCCAGAAGCTTATCTGAAGTCGTTATCAGATTTAGCTGTAGACAACAAGGATAAAGTTATTGCTATTGGTGAAATGGGATTGGATTATGATAGGCTACAGTTTTGTTCAAAGGATGTACAGAAAAAGTATTTTGAAATGCAACTATCTTTATGTTCCACTTTGAAATTACCAATGTTTTTACACTGCCGAAATGCTAGTGAagattttgtgaaaattttaaGGAAGCATAAAGATACATTAACAGCTGGTGTTGTACACTCTTTTGATGGGAATCCAGAGGAAGCAAATTCTATACTGCAAATGGGATTGTATATTGGCATCAATGGATGGTACGTTAAATAAGTTTTACAATTGTAATGTTTTATGCAAACATAACTGACTTTAACTGCATTTATAGCTCTCttaaaacagaagaaaatctTTTTGCTGTAACGACAATTCCCTCAGATAGATTAATGATAGAAACTGACTGTCCATGGTGTGAAATAAGACCAACTCATGCTTCTGCAAAAGATgttattactaattttacatctgttaaaaaagaaaagtggCAACCAGATCGAATGGTTAAAGGAAGAAACGAACCATGCACCATAGTGTAAGTATTAACCTGTCAGTAAGGaataaagcaaaaattattcaattcaatttcactTTATTCTCTTTTTGCAGCCAAATTTTGGAAGTGCTTGCACGGATTagagacgaagaagaagaatatctATGTAATCAAATATACAAAAACACAATGAAGGTCTTTTTTCCTCacgaattataattgtaatcgaAACTTTATGACCACACTGTGCACAAAAGAAACGCAAAAAACACATAACAagaatttttaccaaattcatttcttagaagaaaggaaatgaaaatactcATTTTTACATACATTGTTCTATGAATGTGACTGGAGTCACATAATCATCTCCATTAGTTGCATTATTAgcactattatatttataattatgataataattattactattcctatatttatcgatattattctattatccCTGTGAACATCGCTATTGTTATTCCTATTTTTGTATCCAATAACATTTAGTAACATtcaatatctattaaaaaattaatcatgtTGCCCCCTCctccataaattttctacgagtAGCAAGAaggcgattttatttaatatattttccaatttacGTATAAACTTGTTGTATTATCATTTCATCCACATAATaggaatataaaagaaaactaaatGCAGCAAACACTAGGTTATAATTTAATCCTAAATCAAGTAGTctatatattactttaataatcattttgttTGACATAGAGATTAACTTAAGAAAAAGGACTAACACTTTGATCAAATTTCCagcatttaaaaatgtctgaaTTCATTGGAATTATATGGTACATTCTTCAAATATCACAGGTGAAATGGCCGTCGCAATATACGTGGAAATATACATTTCAATGGTAATTggaatgataaaattaaatgttgacacttgaggggggggggggggaatcACCGAAATAATCGGTTATAACATCCAATGAATTTCATTCATGGAACTTTAGATAATGTTTGCACTTTTTCATATACCCAATCATAAGTTTGACTTGCTAATGTTTGTGTGGTGTCAATAGCTTTAGAAGCATAACTTTGTAAATTCTCTGGACTTAACTTCCCActaaaaaaaagtaacacaGTCATAAAATGTACTCATtcatatgtttaaaaaaaaatgtgactacttacataaatacattatGCTCTAACCACTTAAGTGTTGTACTTGAATGTTCAATGAATTTCGTTGCACATATGTTAGAGTAATTTTTCACCATTTCTAATCCCTGATTACTTcgtaaatgaatttcatcTAACATTCCAGGAACATAATGTTCAAtctataaaacatataaaacatttatataatgtacaaaCATTCTCTACTAAGGTTTAAAAACTCACCGTTTGATGTATTACAGGGCCTTTGATTTTAGCATATGCTACCACGTTGTCCCACAGTTTGAAAGAAAGATTTCTTACCACAAGATATACATCTCcagataatttaatataaggTTTACATGTTTCAACAGTTGCTTTGTAATATTCTGGTGAACTAGCTTCAATGAATTCAAGCGTTTTAGAAGAATACTCTTGCACTGTGATCCATGCTGTTTGTCCATATACATAGAATCCACTCTTGGTTAACAGGTTATCTGTATTAGATcctaaacaataattacataatcattgttattaagtattataaaacaattatttctttttcccatTACCTTTATAACTGCCGTGTTGATAAACCTCGTAACCTACAAAAGCACCAGTCAGAagcaataacaaaataattcccTTTTTCCAAGGGAACTTCTTATTGGACGATGCtgtcatttttaaaagtaaaacctataatgtaacaaaaaagTAATTGATAGAACATTGCGGTTTGTATGcgattatttatgtaaaatatcagTAACCACATTCCATTGTGAAGTTTAAGGATTAAAGGTCAAACATTATGTCGTCGACTCGAACACacgaattacaattattttaatttgtatatacgTGTGTCTTACCTCTAAAATTAATGCAGCAAAAAAATGTCTtctaaattactttattttcacgGTTTCGAAAGTGTATttacttataaaaaaaaaggtttgCTAACGACGAAGAATGAGCGGTGAATGTCGTCAGTGTCGTTATTGATGGTGTTGGGGGGACAATATGCGATCGATAGTATACTTCCGAAAAAACAAGCTTACCTAACCTAAGCTTTGCTTTAGATTTGAATTTATCCAAATCGATCAAACTTTATTTGTCACGGAATGTTATTAAGCGTAGACCATATGTTTCAACCGGTGTTATCAAAATGTGCACTATATATTCGCTTTTAAATGATCCTTTTCACATGTGAACTTGGGCAACAAGCCAAAAGTATGTAACTCACGCTCTCATATCGCGACGGTAGAGCATGTATATGttcatacatacatacgtttGCGCACAAGGTAACGCGTAGAATTTGTAAGAATGTGCTACGCGGGacattttaaacgattttggACACAAAGTACTACATACCacaatacatattattaactaCTAAACAGATATAtacatgttatatatattttacatattatacatgcaacaatattaattatattactgaTATGAacaatgaatgaaattaaaacctAATATTGTTATGATAATGTTAGTTACATAAAtctaatcaatatattttaaatgaaaaccTACCTTGCAAGTTTTACTGCAAGCATTAGCAAgactttcttcttttccttttttccatTTCTCATCAGTACTCTGGAATAGTATGCATGTCTCTTTCAtgcactttatttttaaagtcgtACTTAAAATACTCCATTTGGCATCTAAAGAAtaagataaatttatatttataattgaatgatTATTTAGCttgtaacaataaatcttACCAATGTATGTCAATAAAAGTTGAGATTGGTAcaaatttttagtataaagTGATCTCCAAACAGAAAAACAAAGAGGGTCAGTAATTAAGCAAGTTGCAAGAGCTTTAATCAATTCGTCTCTATAACTTGCATGTACTTTTGGTGTGATTTTTCCCATTAatagttcgaataattttgtccaacttgtgttattatttttaaacataattaactgaaaaaacatatataatgatataatttaatattttaatatcataatattaacatatataaaCGTTCATTAATGCTTActcttaatttttcaatgctaCTATATATTTGTTTGTCTATAGTGGCTGGAATGTTAAACTTCCCAGAATATGTATCTTCAACAATATCAAGATAGAGTTCTGGTTTAACATTAAGTACGTTTTCATGCCCAAACAGaagttcatttaaaatttgcgCCACATAACTAGAATAGCTCTTTGTCTCTAATAAGGGTGACATCACTTCATGCCATACTTTTAATCCTACATTCAAATCCTTCCTACCAGCTTGAGATAAAGCCCAAAATAAGGACAAACCAATTGTTTTTCTATTCTGGTAAGAATTTctaacagtaattaatttactgaTACTGGTAGCAACCATTTCAGGATTAGTATGTGCTAAAagttgtagaaatattttgtgacCTATAACAGGCAATCCTTTTACCATATCAGTAGCCATTGCAGTCAaagtattttcataaaaaagtTGTGCTGTTTGTTTTCCTGCCAATTCAATGGCATTATCTAAAATAGAGGAAATTGGTTTAGGTACTATACTCAGTGGATAATCTTTAGGTTTCCCTGAGAACATTGCATCTTCCTTGTCAACAGGTATTTTAAGATTGAGAAATGCAGCAAGATCTTTTAACCATATTAATGGAGCTTCTGGAAATCTGGTTTGACCATTAGTTAAAACATTAGAGAGCTCATCTACATTGATCTGTGAAAAAAATGTGTTGTATATAAACAGCTGTGtctacaattataaaaaagaataaattgtaactatatagaaatataccaTATTCAATGCATCTTTTATAGATTTAGGTGGTTTCTCTTTTGGTTCCTGCTTCTTTTTCTCAACATGTTTCTGtagcttttttttttcttcattttctttcgttttattctccttttcttttgatggtttcttgttctctttattattatccaAAGTATCGTATAAAGTTTTCACTTGACTCAAAGGTACTAAAACATgtgaacatttttgcaaacatatttttaaactgcAATGTATTTtagtacataatattttttgatacaTGTTAAAATAGAGAAGCATATAtgtattagatttttatttacactaaatgatttttaatagtaaattttttaagtaataatatcgAGTAGAAATATTGAAGTTTAGTTGAGGTTAAATGTAAGTAACTTACGAAAGTCTTCCACTTTTGGAGCATTCtcgataaatttctttttttcagacTTTgtaagtttattattttttccattGCTTTTATCTTTTTTGTTCCTTCCAACTAATTCCCAACCACCGGACGACATAGTGCAATAAATGCAGTAAACAAATAGTCACTTAACAATACTACTAAAAGGCACTGAAGTGTTTGTTGGCAGTTGTGTTGTCGACCGAATATTGTACGTGGTCGCGCAtgcgtatttaataaattgccaCGCGCCAAGTTTTCCTAATACGTTCTGCTGTACCAAGTGGCTTTCAATTCTttcatgttatatttattttaacatgtaataatataatatttcatataagtAAATGTGTAATTGATTAAACCATATCTCATGTTAATATCACACATTATACCgtaatatattgcaatttcatttcttcattattttatatatatttaaaatacttatacttcattttaaataaatgttcacaGATATTAAGACCGTAAATCTGTGATAATGTATTTCTACAATCGTAAGTTCCCTTTCAAAGTATTTCTTTGCGTTTCTCGCAAATGAGTGATGGCAATACATTAGGAATATAATTGAGGACAGCTCGCCTTTGTATGTATAGTATGCACATACATTGCTTccatttttaaatggaactgaTTCTGCTGATTCTATGTTGTTTCTTAATGTCACGTACCTACATATAATTAGATTGTATTGTAACATAGCTGTCTGACCTCTGGCtgattattcaaaattacatataatgttCACCCTGTAGACGCTTTACACTGCTGTGCGGACCCCACTCCTTGCGTAACTTATTTTCCGGACACTCCTCTTCActcttctttttcaatttccataattatGGTCTAAAAAATGTGTTCGGTCTCACTTTAATTGGAAGACTATCGTTAATACGctaaaaaaattggaaatagaAAGGTTAAGgcattgtttttatttgtcattgTGTACTTGTACTTATGTATACTAATATTATGGCCGCTGCTTTATAAGTTGCTGCTGGCCCGattttcgttttctctttctctctctctctctctctatctcacATACACAAGCGCGCGTGCAAAATGTGGCAACTATTGCGAGCCGCAAGATTTGAAGAATCGTGTCTGATTTTTCCAAGTTATCCATTTTTGGTTCCTAGTTGAGAGTTAATgtggagaatttattgtatattttcgattaaatttcatCTTCGTTGTTGTTTTAAACAAGCAATACACTTCACACTCTGCGGGCTCGGAAGCCAGCCCAATCATCAAATCCCAACGTAGCTACATAATAACACAAATACATAATGTACACGTACATGTAAGTATGTTTGTGTGTAACAGTTCCATGTGACTCAGAGAAACAATACTTATGTAGTTGATCACCGATACTGACGTTTTCCACTGCCATGTTTACTTCGCTGTTCGTTACATTTTTTAGAGAGCTTCGCTTCACAAAAGTTCATTAACTGCTTAGACTTCAAATAAGCAACATGTCTCGACCGATTGTTCAGTTTTTTCTTCCCTGTTTCTTGATCTTTGTAATATCACCAATAAACCAAGCCTTTGAAATCTCCGACTGCGGTAAGTCcaaatttaaatcaaaataatcatCAAAGTCGATTAGTTTCCTttttgtcaattattttattatcaaaggaataatttatattacgaagaataattgtaatttatttaactatatttatttaattgaaaaataaagtcATTGTCTTTGTGTTCTGGTTTCATCACTTACTTCACGAATCATGATTAATAGCTATCTTAACTGtggtaaatataaatgataaacgCATACAAATATATCTATGTCGcaacaaataattgtatattttgcgTTTAGGAGCATTGAATAAGTCTACGTACATTCATTGATACGTATCCGagcattattttaaacttctACATAATCGGATAATTGCACTTTTAAGATATACAACAGATACGGATACTCTAGAATTATATCTGTTACTTATtcgatgtttaataatttgcttttatttttattttaatcgtattACAAGTGACATTTTTAACACGAAACTGAATTTTAACAGAATACAATgataactaataattattggtTGCACAATGAAATAATGCACAATTCAAATAATGGTATACGATTTCAATAATGACGGAGTTGGGTTCTATGCCCGGAAAACAGTTCAAAGTCACGACTACTGCCAGTAATTGTTTCTTATGTCAATACAGAAACCGTTTTACGTAAACAACTCACACAGGAACTGTTTCTGCGATGTTTCTTAACGTCGCATTTATAtgattcgttaattattatacaataattaaataaataatatggctcgatattattaaattttatcatattctGACGAAACACAATTTTACTTGctcataataataacataattaatatataaaaactgcGTTGGTCTATTAGCGCTAATAGGGTTACTTTTTTACAGGTTCGAAGATTGGAAAGCTTACATCCGCAAATTTTAACGGATGTGATATGACTAAAGATGTTTGCGATTTAATACGAAATACGAATGCATCAATTGAAGTAGACTTCACAATTGGTTAGTTggtttttttgtaataattttttctttttaaaaccattcaaaatacagaaaacgattaatttttttttatagaggCAGATGTGTCTAAAATATATGCAGTTGTACATGGTATTATCATGGATGTCCCTATAGCTTTTCCATTACCAAATGCAGATGCTTGTGAGACTCCTACCTCAGGAATTACATGCCCTGTAACTAAGGGTACAGCGTGtcaatacaaaaatacattaCCAGTGTTAAATAGTTATCCTAGggtaattcaatattattatcctttatgaaatttttatgttcagtttctaattaataattttaattacaatattgtagCTCTCCTTGACTGTAAAATgggaattgaaaaatgaaaatggtgAGGACATACTTTGCATGCTGATTCCTGTAAAAATTAAGTAGGTGATATTAATTGGATatactttaatttcatatttgagAAAACTgtgtattttacaaaagttatatgaaataaatacaaaacttAGTAATAAAAGATGTTCTCCATGTTTCTTAAGCTGCATTGTTTCAATGTACAtgatatacaaaaattttgtacaatgtTTATTGtagtcaataaaataaataaggagcttagaaatattaattgcattcTTTTTCTAAAT from Augochlora pura isolate Apur16 chromosome 5, APUR_v2.2.1, whole genome shotgun sequence harbors:
- the LOC144469814 gene encoding dolichyl-diphosphooligosaccharide--protein glycosyltransferase subunit 1 — encoded protein: MIRYNLITLIWSVGLFLGIYIQSLTATDVIDSDLVLKNVEKHIDLQSQLTKITTRLVLENGSKDRHIRSFLFSLESKQRSSLSFIAAYREPVRVELKLAEVKINTHPDKIFYKIELKDPLSPGRTMSVDIEMVLSHELIPHPKEITQKEKQLVKYMGNIYLYSPYTIMKLTTTISLPSRNVESYTKFKPVSQSDSMITYGPYEKLLPFSYEELNIHFENNNKFLTVVKLERSIEISHWGNIAVEEHIDLLHTGALLKGSFSRYDYARETKSGQASIQSFDTILPAAASDIYYRDEIGNISTSHTRIKKDSVELNLRPRFPLFGGWKTRYIVGYNVPSYEYLFHSGDQYTLEMRLLDHVFDDMVVDELVVKIILPEGSKNIELNLPYAATRLPDSLYYTYLDTTGRPVISITKKNLVENHIQDFKLKYTFPRVLMLQEPLLVAAALYLLFLLVITYVRLDFSIDKDEFSESKLRIAGQCEKILAVQDRRVTSYNELDYHLANLKTNKDANAFLSVVKSINKEYKTATVAIAEIAQRLKGESGDIYDRVQELQKHDKILKELYNQQQALYVDKLVPGKIGRQQFVEAEAVIARKKEECIEKINTIVKSLQ
- the LOC144469710 gene encoding deoxyribonuclease TATDN1, translated to MIGARMSNLRKFIDIGANLTDPMFQGIYHGSQKHQPDLDKVLERSWNNDISKIIITAGNIEESKRALEIARTDDRLFSTVGCHPTRCNEFEENDNPEAYLKSLSDLAVDNKDKVIAIGEMGLDYDRLQFCSKDVQKKYFEMQLSLCSTLKLPMFLHCRNASEDFVKILRKHKDTLTAGVVHSFDGNPEEANSILQMGLYIGINGCSLKTEENLFAVTTIPSDRLMIETDCPWCEIRPTHASAKDVITNFTSVKKEKWQPDRMVKGRNEPCTIVQILEVLARIRDEEEEYLCNQIYKNTMKVFFPHEL
- the Tmem214 gene encoding transmembrane protein 214 gives rise to the protein MSSGGWELVGRNKKDKSNGKNNKLTKSEKKKFIENAPKVEDFLPLSQVKTLYDTLDNNKENKKPSKEKENKTKENEEKKKLQKHVEKKKQEPKEKPPKSIKDALNMINVDELSNVLTNGQTRFPEAPLIWLKDLAAFLNLKIPVDKEDAMFSGKPKDYPLSIVPKPISSILDNAIELAGKQTAQLFYENTLTAMATDMVKGLPVIGHKIFLQLLAHTNPEMVATSISKLITVRNSYQNRKTIGLSLFWALSQAGRKDLNVGLKVWHEVMSPLLETKSYSSYVAQILNELLFGHENVLNVKPELYLDIVEDTYSGKFNIPATIDKQIYSSIEKLRLIMFKNNNTSWTKLFELLMGKITPKVHASYRDELIKALATCLITDPLCFSVWRSLYTKNLYQSQLLLTYIDAKWSILSTTLKIKCMKETCILFQSTDEKWKKGKEESLANACSKTCKVLLLKMTASSNKKFPWKKGIILLLLLTGAFVGYEVYQHGSYKGSNTDNLLTKSGFYVYGQTAWITVQEYSSKTLEFIEASSPEYYKATVETCKPYIKLSGDVYLVVRNLSFKLWDNVVAYAKIKGPVIHQTIEHYVPGMLDEIHLRSNQGLEMVKNYSNICATKFIEHSSTTLKWLEHNVFIGKLSPENLQSYASKAIDTTQTLASQTYDWVYEKVQTLSKVP
- the LOC144469712 gene encoding NPC intracellular cholesterol transporter 2 homolog a, producing MSRPIVQFFLPCFLIFVISPINQAFEISDCGSKIGKLTSANFNGCDMTKDVCDLIRNTNASIEVDFTIEADVSKIYAVVHGIIMDVPIAFPLPNADACETPTSGITCPVTKGTACQYKNTLPVLNSYPRLSLTVKWELKNENGEDILCMLIPVKIK